The Bombus terrestris chromosome 4, iyBomTerr1.2, whole genome shotgun sequence genome has a window encoding:
- the LOC125385000 gene encoding uncharacterized protein LOC125385000, translating to MRSPNVNVKANYGELQPVIEESTSGEEEQEGRRNESPPRGMDNVRRMSDRGGEGSGHSVVTREAVLPTLFSRRESVACFPFGAVTRILPKHGNPVSRMPVPPIGRRSTRNLRLDIMDNIADL from the exons ATGAGAAGCCCGAATGTGAATGTGAAGGCAAACTATGGCGAGCTCCAACCCGTCATAGAGGAAAGTACATCGGGCGAAGAGGAACAGGAAGGGCGCAGGAACGAGTCGCCTCCGCGTGGCATGGATaat GTGAGACGAATGAGCGATCGTGGCGGAGAAGGATCAGGACATTCGGTCGTTACGAGGGAAGCAGTGTTACCGACTTTGTTTAGTCGTCGCGAATCAGTCGCCTGTTTTCCTTTTGGAGCTGTTACAAGAATATTACCAAAACATGGAAACCCAGTGTCCAGAATGCCCGTACCACCGATCGGTAGAAGAAGTACGCGCAATCTTCGGTTGGACATTATGGACAACATCGCAGACCTATGA
- the LOC125384644 gene encoding A disintegrin and metalloproteinase with thrombospondin motifs 3-like: MDPSLESNMILVIVRMILYAEKRDVMVRRGDARRSLENVNKWNRKMLSSKDVNHDVAVWLTRLDIGGPSGYAPVSGVCYPARSCALNRDEGLTSAFIIAHEVAHMCECRECHDQPFTCSWRAFYWQRWDAT, from the exons ATGGACCCATCGCTCGAATCCAACATGATTCTAGTGATCGTACGAATGATTTTATACGCGGAAAAACGAGACGTTATG GTCCGCCGTGGCGATGCCAGACGATCTCTCGAGAACGTTAACAAATGGAACAGAAAGATGCTGTCCTCGAAGGACGTAAATCACGATGTTGCTGTATGGTTGACGCGATTAGATATAGGAGGTCCTTCCGGTTACGCACCTGTGTCAGGAGTATGCTATCCCGCGAGATCGTGCGCGTTAAATCGAGACGAAGGCTTGACCAGCGCATTTATCATCGCTCACGAAGTAGCACACAT GTGTGAATGCCGCGAGTGTCATGACCAGCCTTTCACGTGCTCTTGGCGCGCCTTCTACTGGCAAAGATGGGACGCTACTTGA
- the LOC125384998 gene encoding uncharacterized protein LOC125384998 — translation MYRTSTEQVYEIQPLEGNSSAQRYTQQPKQRFSEMPTPSVSPTSSLRKRVSELPRAASASVSGAAGIVCSNTDLISILSSLASSATEINRCGEEAPSSQDDSKSNWPGKTTEQKGSRSKSFRSNSFDVSTLHGAKSKLSGSSKAAISTFMAPSNWFTKRHQPMSKKPEDLVTASLSLKFDKSKVVKAVKETLGKKSPNSEVKHKVVWDNTSGTKVDAQLSCISRYDIVSCLRAIVGERRNARTHIIRKNLWQIQSTVLVVIFGKDNKFSYGDFIFQIILVKVRICINK, via the coding sequence ATGTACAGGACGTCGACGGAGCAAGTGTACGAAATACAGCCGCTGGAGGGTAACAGTTCCGCTCAACGTTACACTCAACAGCCGAAACAACGATTCTCTGAAATGCCTACTCCTTCGGTTTCGCCGACGTCTTCTCTCCGAAAGCGCGTCTCGGAACTGCCAAGAGCCGCGAGTGCATCCGTTTCCGGTGCTGCGGGCATTGTCTGCTCTAATACGGATCTGATATCGATCCTAAGCTCGTTAGCGTCTTCCGCGACGGAAATCAACCGATGCGGCGAGGAAGCGCCGAGTTCCCAGGACGATAGCAAATCAAACTGGCCCGGAAAAACGACCGAACAGAAGGGAAGTCGATCGAAGAGCTTCCGTTCCAATAGCTTCGACGTGTCGACATTGCACGGAGCTAAAAGTAAGCTTAGCGGATCCTCGAAAGCCGCTATTTCGACCTTTATGGCACCGTCGAATTGGTTCACGAAGAGACACCAACCGATGTCGAAGAAGCCGGAAGATTTAGTAACGGCCAGTTTAAGTCTCAAGTTCGATAAATCGAAGGTAGTGAAGGCGGTGAAGGAAACGTTGGGTAAAAAGTCCCCTAATAGCGAGGTCAAACACAAAGTCGTATGGGACAACACTAGTGGAACCAAAGTGGACGCTCAGCtaagttgtatttctcgttacgatatcgtttcttgtttaagagccatcgtaggtgaaaggaggaatgcaagaacgcacataatacgcaaaaatcTATGGCAGATTCAAAGCACAGTACTCGTTGTGATATTCGGTAAAGATAATAAGTTCTCCTATggagatttcatttttcaaattattctcgtaaaagtacgtatttgcataaataaatag